The proteins below come from a single Phycisphaeraceae bacterium genomic window:
- a CDS encoding DNA alkylation repair protein, with protein MSSAMTVKDIFARFATLGDDARRRHNTKAGAPDNQFGVKLGDIRAIAKTIKSDQRLAFELWSTGNLEAQLLAALIVKPAALSAGEIDTLTRSTTCAQVAEWLNTYVVAQHPEKETLRVKWMKDKDRWASRAGWHLTAARVNKDAAGLDLVALLDRIEKEMPKARPEVQWTMNNTLGAIGIRHPEHRERAIAIGEAIGLYRDWPVSKGCTPPYVPVWVKAMVK; from the coding sequence ATGTCTTCCGCCATGACTGTCAAGGACATTTTCGCCCGGTTTGCGACTCTTGGCGACGACGCTCGCCGCAGGCACAACACCAAGGCTGGGGCGCCCGACAACCAGTTCGGCGTGAAACTTGGCGATATTCGTGCGATTGCCAAGACCATCAAGTCAGATCAGCGGCTCGCGTTTGAACTCTGGAGCACCGGCAACCTCGAGGCTCAGCTTCTGGCTGCGCTCATTGTCAAACCCGCGGCCTTGTCCGCTGGTGAGATCGACACGCTGACGCGATCGACGACGTGTGCGCAGGTCGCCGAATGGCTCAACACCTATGTCGTCGCTCAGCACCCGGAGAAAGAAACGCTGCGTGTGAAGTGGATGAAGGACAAGGATCGCTGGGCTTCCCGCGCCGGGTGGCATCTGACGGCTGCCCGCGTGAACAAGGACGCCGCAGGCCTCGACCTTGTCGCGCTGCTCGACCGGATCGAAAAGGAAATGCCCAAAGCCAGGCCCGAAGTGCAGTGGACGATGAACAACACCCTCGGCGCGATCGGCATCAGGCACCCCGAGCACCGCGAGCGCGCGATCGCGATCGGCGAGGCGATCGGCCTCTATCGCGATTGGCCGGTCTCGAAGGGCTGCACGCCGCCGTATGTGCCGGTCTGGGTCAAAGCGATGGTCAAGTAG
- a CDS encoding dihydroorotase: MSTILIRSARVIDPASHFDAVADIAIGEGRIIAIGPDLPTGPAERVIDAAGLIASPGLIDPHVHLREPGQTGKEDIASGARAAVSGGFTTVCCMPNTSPALDTPEMIEYIVLKAAGAACRVFPVAAATKGRKGEALAEIGLCAQAGAVGVSDDGDVIASAAMMRSVLLAAREAGLAVMQHCQDPTLTVGAAMHDGYVAARLGLIGWPREAEEIIIERDVRLAASAGARYHVQHLSSGGSVEIIRRARAAHGALISAEASPHHLLLTHEACAGGGSPDGEAYDTNAKMNPPLREQADIDAIIAGLIDGTITVLATDHAPHTAEEKARPFEDAPFGIIGLESSLGLYARALIEPGHLDWPRMLALMTIEPARLCNLDRLGLGMLAVDGPADITLIDPAARWVFGPEHCSGKSRNSPFFGATLHGRAVMTIVEGVVRFEV; the protein is encoded by the coding sequence GTGAGCACGATTCTCATCCGCAGCGCGCGTGTTATTGATCCGGCCAGTCACTTTGACGCCGTGGCCGACATCGCCATCGGCGAGGGCCGCATCATCGCCATCGGGCCCGATCTGCCGACCGGTCCGGCCGAGCGCGTCATCGACGCTGCGGGGCTGATCGCATCTCCGGGCCTCATCGACCCGCATGTACACCTGCGCGAGCCCGGGCAGACGGGCAAGGAAGACATCGCCTCGGGCGCCCGCGCGGCGGTCAGCGGCGGCTTTACCACCGTCTGCTGCATGCCCAACACCTCACCCGCACTCGACACGCCGGAGATGATCGAGTACATCGTCCTCAAGGCCGCTGGCGCCGCCTGCCGCGTGTTTCCGGTGGCTGCGGCGACGAAGGGGAGAAAGGGCGAAGCGCTGGCCGAGATCGGCCTGTGCGCGCAGGCCGGGGCGGTTGGCGTAAGTGACGATGGCGATGTGATCGCGTCGGCGGCGATGATGCGCTCGGTGCTGCTGGCTGCGCGCGAGGCGGGGCTGGCGGTGATGCAGCACTGCCAGGATCCGACGCTGACCGTCGGCGCGGCGATGCACGATGGGTACGTCGCGGCGCGGCTCGGGCTCATCGGCTGGCCACGCGAGGCTGAAGAGATCATCATCGAGCGCGACGTGCGCCTGGCTGCGAGCGCCGGAGCGCGTTATCACGTCCAGCATCTGTCCAGCGGCGGCAGCGTCGAGATCATCCGTCGAGCGCGGGCCGCGCATGGCGCGCTGATCAGCGCCGAAGCCAGCCCCCACCACCTGCTGCTGACGCACGAAGCCTGTGCCGGGGGCGGGAGCCCGGACGGCGAGGCCTACGACACGAACGCCAAGATGAACCCACCGCTGCGCGAGCAGGCCGACATCGACGCGATCATCGCCGGGCTTATCGACGGCACCATCACGGTGCTCGCGACCGATCACGCGCCGCACACCGCCGAAGAAAAGGCCCGGCCGTTCGAGGATGCGCCCTTCGGCATCATCGGGCTCGAGTCGTCGCTGGGGCTGTATGCGCGGGCGCTGATCGAGCCGGGCCACCTCGACTGGCCGAGGATGCTGGCGCTGATGACGATCGAGCCCGCGCGGCTGTGTAACCTCGACCGCCTGGGTCTGGGTATGCTGGCGGTAGACGGCCCGGCGGACATCACGCTCATCGACCCGGCCGCCCGATGGGTGTTCGGGCCTGAGCACTGCAGCGGCAAGAGCCGCAACTCGCCGTTCTTCGGCGCTACGCTGCACGGCCGCGCGGTGATGACGATTGTGGAGGGGGTTGTGCGCTTCGAGGTATGA
- a CDS encoding S8 family serine peptidase, producing MSSENLFKRLSGIVATIVTVALSASSALGQAFVPGEILVRARPGAMVEAHMHLSTRGLVVAQVDPWSGVKRVLVPIGAERGMADVLSRLGAIEYAELNGIGSGGLAPDDTFYAIQWHLKNTGQSGGLAGADVDAEAAWEITTGSASIGIAVLDSGIRAAHPEFAGRLASNGWDFVNNDDDPEDDHGHGTWVTGVIAANANNTFAVAGLDWSCTIVPIKVLNQSNAGTTFNLAQGLNYAAAQANVHIINLSLINYPGNATMTNALQGARNAGKILIACAGNNGIGNADVSFPGASPLTISIGATTRSDARWASSGTGQALDFVAPGASIATVSAAQPITNTRSVVSGCSFATPIASAIASLVLARSQELSQAMPDQAALYLLFLAGADDQVGQPAEDTPGWDEFHGWGRLNARRILRAIEPCIADFNGDSNVDFFDVQEFLSAFALQDPRADLNGDGALNFFDVQIFLGAFAVGCP from the coding sequence TTGTCCAGCGAAAACTTGTTCAAGAGGTTGAGCGGGATCGTGGCCACCATCGTGACTGTCGCACTGAGTGCGAGCAGTGCGCTCGGGCAGGCGTTTGTGCCCGGTGAAATTCTGGTCAGGGCGCGACCTGGCGCGATGGTGGAGGCGCACATGCATCTGTCGACGCGCGGGCTTGTGGTGGCGCAGGTGGATCCGTGGTCGGGGGTCAAGCGCGTGCTGGTGCCCATCGGAGCCGAACGCGGCATGGCGGACGTCCTGTCAAGGCTCGGTGCGATCGAGTATGCGGAACTCAACGGCATCGGCAGCGGGGGTCTGGCTCCTGATGACACGTTTTATGCCATTCAATGGCATCTGAAAAACACCGGGCAGTCCGGCGGGCTCGCGGGGGCCGATGTTGATGCCGAGGCGGCATGGGAGATCACGACGGGTTCGGCCTCGATCGGCATCGCGGTGCTCGATTCAGGGATCCGCGCTGCCCATCCCGAGTTCGCCGGGCGCCTGGCCAGCAACGGGTGGGATTTTGTCAACAACGACGACGACCCTGAAGACGACCACGGGCACGGCACGTGGGTCACGGGTGTGATCGCGGCCAATGCGAACAACACCTTTGCGGTCGCGGGGCTGGACTGGTCGTGCACGATTGTGCCGATCAAGGTGCTCAATCAATCGAACGCCGGCACGACCTTCAACCTCGCGCAGGGTCTCAACTATGCCGCGGCGCAGGCGAACGTCCACATCATCAACCTGAGCCTGATCAACTATCCGGGAAACGCGACGATGACCAACGCGCTGCAGGGGGCACGCAACGCGGGAAAGATTCTCATCGCGTGCGCCGGAAACAACGGGATCGGCAATGCGGACGTCAGTTTCCCCGGAGCATCGCCATTGACCATCTCGATCGGCGCGACCACGCGATCTGATGCACGCTGGGCATCGTCGGGAACCGGACAAGCACTCGATTTCGTCGCTCCAGGAGCCAGCATCGCCACGGTGTCGGCGGCCCAGCCGATCACTAATACCAGATCGGTCGTGTCGGGATGTTCCTTCGCGACGCCGATCGCATCGGCGATCGCCAGTCTGGTGCTGGCACGGTCGCAGGAGTTGTCGCAGGCGATGCCGGATCAGGCGGCACTGTACCTGTTGTTTCTTGCCGGAGCCGACGATCAGGTGGGCCAGCCGGCCGAGGACACCCCCGGGTGGGATGAGTTCCACGGCTGGGGCAGGCTCAATGCCCGACGGATCCTGCGCGCGATTGAGCCGTGTATCGCGGATTTCAATGGCGACTCAAACGTGGATTTCTTCGACGTGCAGGAGTTTCTTTCGGCGTTCGCGCTCCAGGATCCGCGTGCGGACCTCAACGGTGATGGCGCGTTGAACTTCTTTGATGTGCAGATCTTCCTGGGGGCCTTTGCCGTCGGATGCCCTTAG
- a CDS encoding DUF4011 domain-containing protein — protein MFQFRADSRARVYPRLAFPARGWLGRESPERGSTSTRGRRIADLDAKRTPPLVLPPTDHGGAQEPRRAFAQEGIRYESFDVTTDEPDRSPKPRTVADAFVGETSDALRRKLLDLTIRNPLLSFKHSTRGQRYVRVIDELPNQLFERLEGERFLRFKSIGIEQDERRIVGGESPDVRLVAMKGRSTRHRRHGLAACGCRQRIASITSRAL, from the coding sequence ATGTTCCAGTTTCGGGCAGATTCTCGGGCCAGAGTGTACCCGAGGCTCGCGTTTCCTGCGCGAGGCTGGCTCGGCCGCGAGAGCCCGGAGCGAGGGTCCACCAGCACGAGAGGTAGGCGAATCGCGGATCTGGATGCGAAGCGAACTCCGCCTCTTGTTCTTCCGCCGACCGATCATGGGGGGGCTCAGGAGCCTCGTCGTGCCTTCGCCCAAGAGGGAATTCGCTATGAGTCGTTTGATGTCACCACCGATGAGCCTGACAGGAGTCCCAAGCCACGAACTGTCGCGGACGCATTTGTGGGCGAGACATCGGATGCGCTGCGGCGAAAGCTGCTCGACCTGACCATCCGCAATCCGCTGCTCTCGTTTAAGCACAGCACACGCGGGCAGCGGTATGTGCGGGTCATTGATGAGCTGCCCAACCAGCTCTTTGAGCGGCTGGAAGGCGAGCGATTTCTTCGGTTCAAGTCGATTGGCATCGAACAGGACGAGCGGAGGATTGTGGGGGGTGAATCGCCGGATGTCCGTCTCGTGGCCATGAAAGGAAGGTCCACACGGCATCGGCGGCATGGGCTCGCAGCGTGCGGGTGCCGTCAGAGAATTGCCTCGATCACATCCCGCGCGCTGTAG
- a CDS encoding nitronate monooxygenase — MGVGVSSWTLAREVALHGQLGVVSGTALDTILIRRLACGDLGGHMRRAISAFPFRAFSQRFLQRYFRTGLDTYGETATPIGTEHDHRNGVPPPSESLDSARPRHPLLPLPRTKLTRDRALLLMLANFVEVRLAKAGHDGVVGINYLHKIQLPILPSLYGAMLAGVDAVLIGAGIPGDIPETLDRFVEHRPASLTLELLDAGAERRELSFDPGALWSEEASGRRPPPMQRPEFLAIVSSVTLSRALLKKAPGGIDGLVVERSTAGGHNAPPRGPMQLSREGEPIYGPRDEVNPADLTPLGVPFWLAGGYATRKQFHAAVAAGARGVQIGTAFAFCNESGLDPPLRAKCLDAVLRNDAHVFTDPAASPTRFPFKVVELPETLSTEEVYDGRPRVCDLGYLRRAYLKPDGTIGYRCPAEPVDDYVRKDGDAADTVGRKCLCNALLANIGLAQRRADGYEEPPLLTAGDDLDCLRQFISADHPTYSARDVIEAIL; from the coding sequence ATGGGTGTGGGGGTTTCTTCATGGACGCTGGCGCGCGAGGTCGCCCTGCACGGGCAACTCGGCGTCGTCTCGGGAACCGCGCTGGACACGATCCTCATCCGGCGCCTCGCCTGCGGTGATCTCGGCGGACACATGCGCCGCGCAATCAGCGCGTTCCCGTTCCGCGCCTTTTCGCAGCGTTTTCTGCAACGCTACTTCCGAACCGGCCTCGACACATACGGGGAGACGGCGACTCCGATCGGCACCGAACATGACCACAGGAACGGCGTTCCGCCCCCTTCAGAATCGCTTGATTCCGCGCGACCCCGGCACCCCCTCCTGCCGCTTCCTCGCACGAAACTGACGCGCGATCGCGCACTACTGCTCATGCTCGCCAACTTCGTTGAGGTACGGCTCGCCAAGGCCGGCCACGACGGCGTGGTCGGGATCAACTACCTGCACAAGATCCAGTTGCCGATTCTGCCCAGCCTCTACGGTGCCATGCTCGCCGGCGTTGACGCCGTCCTCATCGGCGCCGGCATTCCAGGCGACATCCCCGAGACGCTCGACCGATTCGTCGAGCACCGACCGGCGAGCCTCACTCTCGAACTGCTCGACGCCGGCGCCGAACGCCGCGAGTTGTCCTTTGACCCCGGCGCGCTGTGGAGCGAAGAAGCCTCAGGCCGTCGCCCGCCCCCGATGCAACGCCCCGAGTTCCTCGCGATCGTGTCCTCCGTGACGCTCAGCCGCGCGTTGCTGAAGAAGGCGCCGGGCGGCATCGACGGGCTCGTTGTCGAGAGGTCCACCGCCGGAGGCCACAACGCCCCCCCGCGCGGACCGATGCAGCTCTCCCGCGAGGGCGAACCCATCTACGGCCCGCGCGACGAGGTCAACCCCGCTGACCTCACGCCACTCGGCGTGCCCTTCTGGCTTGCCGGCGGTTACGCAACCCGCAAACAGTTCCACGCCGCAGTAGCCGCAGGTGCGCGCGGCGTCCAGATCGGCACCGCCTTCGCGTTCTGCAATGAATCAGGCCTCGACCCGCCGCTCCGCGCAAAGTGCCTCGATGCGGTGCTCAGGAATGACGCCCATGTCTTCACCGACCCCGCGGCCTCGCCCACGCGATTCCCCTTCAAGGTCGTCGAGCTCCCCGAGACACTCTCCACCGAAGAGGTGTATGACGGCCGCCCCCGCGTCTGCGATCTCGGCTACCTCCGGCGCGCGTACCTCAAGCCCGACGGAACCATTGGCTACCGCTGCCCCGCCGAGCCGGTCGACGACTATGTGCGTAAAGACGGCGACGCTGCGGACACTGTCGGCCGCAAGTGCCTCTGCAATGCATTGCTGGCCAACATCGGCCTTGCCCAGCGCCGCGCCGATGGTTACGAGGAGCCGCCCCTCCTCACCGCCGGCGACGACCTCGACTGCCTCCGGCAATTCATCTCAGCCGATCACCCCACCTACAGCGCGCGGGATGTGATCGAGGCAATTCTCTGA
- a CDS encoding hemerythrin domain-containing protein, giving the protein MPDFVNAPLRRHEALVPFSRDHFTGLVHAYRLIRSATQDRATRRKALAGILDDWNGEIEQHFEDEERLLIPVLDLDDASRLVLEHRELVALFDRIRAQRSVLDPDPEPLKTMGHALDAHIRWEERDLFNRVQNSLTPAQLGLLAVETVRIEATRPRNNPASPPPPLGRRP; this is encoded by the coding sequence ATGCCCGATTTCGTGAACGCTCCGCTCCGACGCCACGAGGCCCTCGTCCCGTTCAGCCGCGACCACTTCACCGGGCTCGTCCACGCCTATCGCCTCATCCGCTCGGCCACCCAGGATCGGGCGACCCGGCGTAAGGCCCTGGCCGGGATCCTTGACGACTGGAACGGCGAAATCGAGCAGCACTTCGAGGATGAGGAGAGACTGCTGATCCCCGTGCTCGATCTCGACGACGCGAGCAGGCTCGTCCTCGAGCATCGCGAGCTCGTCGCGCTCTTCGACCGAATCCGCGCGCAGCGGTCGGTTCTCGACCCCGACCCCGAGCCCCTCAAGACCATGGGACACGCACTCGACGCACACATCCGGTGGGAAGAGCGCGACTTGTTCAATCGTGTGCAGAACTCGCTCACCCCCGCGCAACTGGGACTGCTCGCCGTCGAGACCGTTCGTATCGAGGCGACGCGCCCGCGCAACAACCCGGCTTCTCCTCCGCCGCCTCTCGGGCGTAGGCCGTGA
- a CDS encoding tetratricopeptide repeat protein, whose product MRWRLTIPTRVQTSRSRTDPAIATDNPVPRSISLPVISRPHPLRFTRARIGRVRRRRTLALVFLHVLIAIHLLHWLAFGKTAGRFVLSDAMEALELGRLNPGFLLFAVAAIVTLVGGRWLCGWACHMGALQEACAWLLRKCGVRPRLLRVRVLGYVPIVLAAYMFIWPTLRRDILVPLLIRTWPDAASWLGPASRFPGFSVALTSNDLWRGMPSAWIAIPFLLVCGGATVFFLGARGFCRYGCPYGGIFKPLEHLAPARITVDLDSCDGCGQCTAACSSGIRVHEEVRAFGRVVSSDCVKTLDCVAACPRDALAFRFSAPSIIRGKPVHQAPAPRYDTTLGEELLVLAVFIFSFMVLRGLYDLVPMLMAVGLALCAAGIAWFAWRCVRRPDVRLAGVQLRRAGAVRPAGTLFMLLLLVSAVFLTHSATVRALHLRARVIDDRVLVRAEDMFTQPQPALPPATRADAEHALRLYRTGSSWRHGGIGLLDTSRVQVRIAWLELVLGNITAAEEALRRSFHVGAATDALSVDLARLHLMRRDLEGAEDAMRESLANNGSFIQTRDMLARLLASRGRIAEAEHLFQARVASHPDDAACRAAYGSFLLVQGNTEHAQSQLREALRIDSTIVRAYVDLAASLAMDGSSVQALAVLEAGASRVPAQAEHFDALARHIRGLTPGE is encoded by the coding sequence ATGCGGTGGAGACTCACGATACCTACGCGGGTGCAAACCTCCCGTTCTCGAACGGATCCCGCGATCGCCACGGACAACCCAGTTCCTCGTTCGATTTCCCTGCCCGTCATTTCGCGGCCTCACCCGCTGCGGTTCACTCGCGCACGCATCGGACGGGTACGACGCCGGCGCACCCTGGCACTCGTCTTCCTGCATGTGCTCATCGCCATTCACCTGTTGCACTGGCTTGCCTTCGGCAAGACCGCGGGAAGGTTTGTGCTCTCCGACGCGATGGAGGCGCTGGAACTGGGTCGATTGAATCCCGGGTTCCTCCTGTTTGCTGTCGCCGCCATCGTGACGCTCGTGGGCGGCCGCTGGCTTTGCGGATGGGCTTGCCACATGGGGGCGCTTCAGGAGGCGTGCGCCTGGTTGCTCCGCAAGTGCGGTGTTCGACCACGCCTCCTGCGGGTGCGGGTGCTCGGGTATGTGCCGATCGTGCTCGCCGCCTACATGTTCATCTGGCCGACGCTTCGGCGGGACATCCTCGTCCCGCTCCTCATCCGCACTTGGCCCGATGCCGCCTCTTGGCTTGGACCCGCCTCGCGGTTTCCCGGCTTCTCCGTGGCGCTCACCAGTAACGACCTCTGGCGCGGGATGCCCAGCGCCTGGATCGCAATCCCGTTCCTCCTCGTGTGCGGCGGCGCGACCGTCTTCTTCCTCGGGGCCCGTGGATTCTGCCGCTACGGCTGTCCCTATGGCGGCATCTTCAAGCCTCTCGAACACCTTGCGCCCGCACGCATCACCGTGGACCTGGACTCATGTGATGGGTGCGGACAATGCACGGCCGCGTGCAGTTCTGGAATCAGAGTCCATGAGGAGGTCCGCGCTTTCGGGCGGGTCGTTTCGAGCGATTGCGTCAAAACGCTCGATTGCGTCGCCGCTTGCCCTCGCGACGCGTTGGCGTTCCGCTTCTCCGCTCCGTCGATCATCCGCGGCAAACCAGTTCACCAGGCTCCTGCGCCTCGCTACGACACGACCCTCGGCGAGGAACTGCTTGTCCTGGCTGTTTTCATCTTCTCCTTCATGGTGTTGCGGGGTCTCTACGACCTCGTTCCCATGCTCATGGCTGTCGGACTCGCCCTCTGCGCGGCCGGCATCGCGTGGTTCGCCTGGCGATGCGTGCGGCGTCCCGATGTCAGACTTGCCGGGGTTCAACTTCGCCGAGCAGGCGCGGTGAGACCCGCCGGCACACTCTTCATGCTGCTCTTGCTCGTCAGCGCCGTGTTTCTGACGCACTCCGCTACGGTTCGGGCCTTGCACTTGCGGGCGCGAGTGATCGACGACCGCGTGCTCGTTCGAGCCGAAGACATGTTCACGCAGCCACAGCCGGCCCTTCCTCCCGCCACGCGCGCTGACGCCGAGCACGCTCTGCGCCTCTATCGCACCGGCTCCTCATGGCGACACGGAGGCATCGGACTACTTGATACCTCCCGCGTCCAGGTTCGTATCGCTTGGCTCGAACTGGTCCTGGGCAACATAACCGCGGCGGAGGAGGCATTGCGCAGATCTTTCCATGTCGGCGCCGCCACCGACGCCCTGAGCGTCGACCTCGCCCGCCTCCATCTCATGAGGCGGGATCTGGAAGGTGCTGAAGATGCGATGCGGGAGAGCCTCGCGAACAACGGTTCCTTCATCCAAACCCGGGACATGCTCGCCCGATTGCTCGCCTCTCGTGGCAGGATCGCCGAGGCTGAACATCTTTTTCAAGCACGCGTCGCGAGCCATCCGGACGACGCCGCTTGTCGTGCCGCGTACGGCTCATTTCTTCTCGTCCAAGGAAACACCGAGCACGCACAAAGCCAACTTCGAGAAGCGCTCCGGATCGATTCCACAATAGTCCGCGCCTATGTCGATCTTGCAGCCTCGCTCGCGATGGATGGATCGTCGGTCCAAGCACTCGCGGTGCTGGAAGCTGGTGCAAGTCGAGTGCCTGCGCAAGCCGAGCACTTCGACGCTCTGGCTCGGCATATCCGAGGGCTGACACCCGGCGAGTAG
- a CDS encoding FAD-dependent oxidoreductase: MIATQRTVSSSRDSGAGVEPAPPFPMAEPHRRPAPPPDSTDVAVIGAGVVGLACAIELAERGARVVVLEAGQAGRGASFGNAGWLTPSLALPLAQPGVACKALLWMLDPESPFYIRPSLDPALLKWLFGFVMAGRASRFYPGARALVELCLWSVDSWSALSFDGDDDFGFARNGLLLVPESVKGLSDACKAATLVEKFGVRWESWEPERVRFEEPFITGSCPGAIFYPNDAHCEPDRAVAALRQRAEQVGVLVCEHAPVIQADRKSDHIEALHTAAGSLRAAEFVLAAGAWSSSVARVLGINLPMRSAKGYALVYPRGLRHPRRPIYLVERKVTVTPHLSTLRLAGTLEIVGQDLCINPRRVAAIARNARAMLAIDPELADPEPWAGLRPCLPDGMPAIGRSKPVQNLWLATGHQMTGLKCSLGSARLLADLMTNRPPTFDPAPFDPARFA, encoded by the coding sequence ATGATCGCCACCCAGCGCACCGTAAGCAGCAGTCGGGACTCGGGCGCGGGAGTCGAGCCCGCGCCGCCCTTTCCCATGGCCGAACCTCATCGTCGGCCCGCGCCCCCGCCGGACTCGACGGATGTTGCGGTCATCGGGGCCGGGGTTGTCGGACTCGCGTGCGCGATCGAACTCGCCGAGCGTGGCGCTCGCGTCGTGGTGCTCGAAGCCGGCCAGGCGGGACGCGGCGCGTCCTTCGGCAACGCGGGGTGGCTCACGCCGTCGCTCGCGCTGCCCCTCGCCCAGCCCGGCGTGGCGTGCAAGGCCCTGCTGTGGATGCTCGATCCCGAGAGCCCGTTTTACATCCGCCCTTCGCTCGACCCCGCGTTGTTGAAGTGGCTGTTCGGGTTCGTCATGGCGGGCCGCGCGAGTCGGTTTTATCCCGGTGCCCGCGCATTGGTCGAACTGTGCCTGTGGAGCGTCGATTCGTGGAGTGCATTGTCGTTCGACGGTGATGATGACTTTGGATTCGCGCGCAACGGACTCCTGCTCGTGCCCGAGTCCGTCAAAGGGCTGTCCGACGCCTGCAAGGCCGCAACGCTCGTCGAGAAGTTCGGCGTGCGGTGGGAATCATGGGAGCCGGAGCGCGTGCGCTTCGAGGAACCATTCATCACTGGCTCGTGCCCAGGAGCGATCTTCTACCCGAACGATGCTCACTGCGAGCCGGATAGGGCCGTCGCGGCGCTTCGGCAGAGGGCCGAGCAAGTCGGCGTCCTCGTGTGCGAGCACGCGCCGGTCATACAGGCCGACAGAAAGTCCGACCACATCGAGGCGCTGCACACCGCTGCGGGTTCCCTCCGAGCGGCCGAGTTTGTGCTGGCCGCCGGCGCCTGGTCCAGTTCTGTTGCCCGCGTGCTCGGGATCAACCTGCCGATGCGATCCGCCAAGGGCTATGCGCTGGTCTATCCCAGGGGTTTGCGGCATCCCCGGCGTCCGATCTATCTGGTCGAGCGCAAGGTCACGGTCACGCCTCACCTATCCACCCTGCGCCTCGCGGGGACGCTCGAGATCGTCGGCCAGGACTTGTGCATCAATCCGCGGCGTGTGGCAGCGATCGCCCGCAACGCGCGAGCCATGCTCGCCATCGACCCCGAACTTGCAGATCCCGAGCCTTGGGCCGGCCTTCGCCCATGCCTTCCCGATGGAATGCCCGCCATCGGTCGGTCGAAGCCGGTCCAGAATCTCTGGCTTGCCACCGGACATCAGATGACCGGACTCAAGTGCTCCCTCGGCTCCGCGCGTCTGCTTGCGGACCTCATGACCAACCGGCCGCCCACCTTCGATCCCGCGCCCTTCGACCCGGCGCGCTTTGCCTGA
- a CDS encoding hemerythrin domain-containing protein — protein sequence MSESDTPPNKRHEALIPLSRDHYVGLVHAHRLMKAASKDRVARHKALADFLEAWRTEIEPHFRDEERLLPPLIPAQADRRRLIDDHAAITRAAEEAMVKRRAVDPDPEFVERLGLDLEEHIRWEERVVFNLVQENASPGQLEALTEATAQLERSRNRGRDGRETDLDASTQTDPSDDS from the coding sequence ATGTCCGAGTCCGACACGCCCCCGAACAAGCGTCATGAGGCGCTTATCCCGCTCAGCCGCGATCACTATGTCGGCCTGGTCCATGCCCACCGGCTGATGAAGGCCGCCTCCAAAGATCGCGTCGCGCGGCACAAGGCCCTGGCCGACTTCCTCGAGGCATGGAGGACCGAGATCGAGCCGCACTTCCGCGATGAGGAGCGTCTGCTGCCGCCGTTGATTCCTGCTCAAGCCGATCGTCGCCGACTGATCGATGACCACGCCGCGATCACGCGGGCCGCCGAAGAAGCCATGGTCAAGCGCCGAGCCGTCGATCCCGATCCAGAGTTTGTAGAACGCCTCGGCCTCGATCTTGAGGAGCACATCCGTTGGGAGGAGCGTGTGGTGTTCAACCTCGTCCAGGAGAACGCGAGTCCTGGCCAGCTCGAAGCCCTGACCGAAGCAACCGCGCAGCTCGAACGCTCGCGCAACCGCGGCCGCGATGGCCGCGAGACCGATCTCGACGCATCGACCCAAACCGACCCGAGTGATGATTCCTGA
- a CDS encoding Rrf2 family transcriptional regulator has translation MKLLSDATEYGLRAIVWLSNQPREPHKVQTIAEATDAASGYLIKVLQTLAKAGIVSAHRGTTGGYAMARDPETLTVLEVISAIDPIERIRACPLGLPAHASSLCPLHRRIDDSLASIERDFARTTIAELAIDRSSSDRVCTALSLSAPCKSPPCDRITQPKQK, from the coding sequence ATGAAATTGCTCAGCGACGCCACCGAGTACGGCCTGCGGGCGATTGTGTGGCTCTCGAACCAGCCCCGGGAGCCGCACAAGGTGCAGACGATCGCCGAGGCGACCGACGCGGCATCGGGTTACCTCATCAAGGTCCTCCAGACGCTGGCGAAGGCGGGCATCGTCTCGGCGCACCGGGGCACCACCGGGGGCTATGCCATGGCTCGGGATCCCGAGACACTGACCGTACTCGAGGTGATCTCCGCGATCGACCCGATCGAGCGCATCCGGGCGTGCCCGCTGGGGCTCCCCGCGCACGCGAGCAGCCTGTGCCCCCTGCATCGACGCATCGACGACTCACTGGCATCGATCGAGCGTGACTTCGCGCGTACGACCATCGCGGAGCTTGCAATCGATCGGTCATCATCAGACCGTGTATGCACGGCGCTATCGCTGTCCGCTCCGTGCAAATCCCCCCCGTGCGATCGGATCACGCAACCTAAGCAGAAGTGA